The DNA sequence AGTGCGGTCATTGTGGGTATGCTCTGAAAGCCACCCATGTACCAAACAGCACCGGGTATTTCCGCTGTACCAAACGGACGGAAAATAAAGGCTGTCCGGGCTGCGGGAAAATCCGCAAAGAAGAATTTGAGCAATTCATTTTCTCGGCCATGCAGGAAAAGTTCAAAGATTTTCAGATACTCCACGGCAGGGAGGAAAAAGTCAATCCGAAACTGACAGCCTATCAAGTGGAACTGGCACAGGTGGAGGCAGAAATTGAAAAGCTGCTGGATACGCTGACCGGAGCCAATGCGACCTTGCTTGCCTACGCTAACAAAAAAATTGAAGAACTGGACACCCGACGCCAGACCATTTCAAAGGCAATCGCTGAATTGAGCGTTGAAACCATATCTCCCCAGCAGATAAAGAAGTTATCCTATTATCTCGACAACTGGGACAGCATAGATTTTGACGACAAAAGAAAAGCCGCCGATGGTTTGATCTCTACGATCAAGGCCACCAGCGACCGTGTTCAGATAGAGTGGAAAATCTGACATTTCCGCTCTATCGCCCCTCATTTCTATTTTATCTTGTTTGTACCCCTTGTACACCGATGTTTAAAACATTCAATTTCCACAAACGGAATTTCTACCCTCTCTTGTGTATTTTCCGAAAGATTTGCTATATGTATCCAATCACCTGCAATACAAATACTATAATTTAACGTATCATCCTTATATATTTTTCGTATATTTTTATCTATCATTCGAATTAACATTGGTTTTGGAACATACCAATTTACAATTTCACATGTTTCATGGCCTTCTGCACATTTCATCTTCAACGGAGCTCCACATCCGCATTCACGTAAAATACCTTTGCTTATTCTTAATTCTTCTCCGCATTCTGAACAATACGGAACCTCATAAGAATCACATGTCTTACAAAATATTCTTGAAATTTTAGTAAACCATTTATCATTATCCAGTAAAGATAATTTATCGTTAGGTATTTGTAATGCATAATCATCATCTCTATTAAGGGCTGCAATAACTTGCGTTAAATACCAATTTAACTGAGTTATTTCTGATGTACTTACTCCAGTCCATTTAATTTCCTGTCCAACTTCCTTAAATATTTCTTCTGCTGGTTGACCTTTCAGATTTTCTATTTCTTCTAAAATAATACCTATTGCGTTTTCCGACCACTTAAATAACACTTGTGCTGGTAAATGTTTATATATTCCAATACTTCCATTTCGAACATTATATTTAATTGTTGCCTCTATGTCACTTGTAATTGACGAAATAAAACTTCCCGATGTATCCATACGATCATTTCTAATTCTATCTATTTCTTCCTCTTGCTCAATAGTAATTCCTCCCGCTCTTGAAACAATTGTTTTTTCTCCATCTTTTCCCTGTAATACAATCCTACTTATTGCCTTAAAATTTGTACATTTATCAATAGCTGACTTAGGCGGTTTTATTTGTACTATAGAATTTTTTAATACGTCCGCAATATATTTCGTAATGTATATTGTCATTTTTTCATGCTTACTAATACATGCTAAATATGTTTCTGTCCTTCCTATCCATAAGCATCCTCTATGTTGTTCCCAAATATTTGCATTTTTACCATTTTCATCTATATACATATATTCTCTGCTATAAACATATAAAATCTCTATACGATCCAAATATTCTTTAACAGATAATATTTTTAATTTTCTATATCCTGATAAATCTATATACTCCTCCTTATTTTCTAATTTTTTTATTATTTCATAATCGGATGCTTCCAATTTGCTGCCAAATGTCCACAATGTAAATGTAACTCGATCCCCATAAATATAATCATTTACATATTGCTCAATTTCCTCATCCGAAAGCCCTCCATAAGATAAAATTTTGCTGATTATTACACTTTTTCCTTTCCATTTATTTCCTTTTCGTCTATACACATTTTTTTAGCAATTTCATGTAATGCATACCACGGCAATGTTTGTAATTTTTGTTTTCTCTCTAATGTATCCATTCACAATCCTCCACATATAATATAATAAAGTAAAGAAATTTATTTCTTCATTACTTATTTAGTTTCCGTTTTTACATATCAATATTACAATTCTCGATCCCCTTAAATAAAGGGAATCAACACAATACTATTATTTTCACTTATACTTATTCAATTATTCCGATTCATGGATTTTAATTAGATCTGCCCCAAAAGGCATAAAAGAAATCCCCCCTCTATTCGATTATTTATATTTTACATATTACCCCTATTTATACGCAAAGTCAACATTCTTCGACATCAAAACGCTACTTTGTTTATCAATCAAAAAAGCCAGCCCAGCCTCCCCTTTTCCATCCAAGGTTCCGCCGTTCCAGCTCAATCTCATTTATCTCTATTAACCACCAATCTATACATTTCCCTGCATATGCTCACAACCACGATAGCGCCCACATATCCCAGTGCATCCAACACCAGATCAAAGGAATCAAAATGTCTCCCGACAATGAATATCCGAACGGACTGATCACACAACGATATACACATACAAGTTAATACTGCCAACACCAACATAGTCCAAATATTCTTCGCTGCAAATGCATAAAAAATACTAACACAGATGCCGATGATCAGGAATTCAAATACATGTGCCCATTGACGTACTGACCAATCCACAAATGCACTGACCCAGTTAAGGAAATTTTCCACAAGAGGCAGATGCCCCACTCTTTCCGAAAGGGCAACCGTATCATCCGGTGTCTGGAATGTCAAGTAGAATAATATACATAAAGTAATCAGGACAAATACAAGTGAAATGATCAATGGTTTTCTGGCTTTATTACCAATCAATTTCTTCAGCATAAACATCCCCCTTTTCCCAACAAAATCTAAAATTTTATACTCATAATGCAAAAACTTCATCCTAATCTGAAATCAAGAAAAAAGTCCCTCACCTCACAGCGAAGGACTATACTTTCAACTCAACCATTTATATACCGCGTATCGATCAGCGGTAAACTCTCACCCCCGACCATTTATATACCACATATCGGTCAGTGGTGAACTTTCTACTCTACCGTCACACTCTTTGCAAGGTTTCTTGGCTTATCAACATCCAATCCTCTGGCAACAGATACATAATAACCAAGCAACTGTAATGGCACAACTGCAAGACTAGCAGCGAAATGCTCATCCGTCTTCGGAACATATACAGTGAATTCCGCTGTGTCCTCGATGGAATAATTGCCTACGGTTGTAAGTGCCATAAGGGATGCACCGCGGCTCTTGCATTCTACCATATTACTAATCGTTTTCTCATAGAGTTCCGGCTGAGTCAGCACGCCGATTACAAGAATGCCGTCCTCAATCAGGCTGATCGTTCCGTGCTTCAACTCACCGGCAGCATATGCTTCAGAATGAATATAGCTGATCTCTTTTAACTTAAGGCTGCCTTCCAGACAAATCGCATAATCAATACCACGACCTACAAAGAAAATATCCTGTGCATTCGCCTGTTTGGCTGCAAACCACTGAATCCGCTCCTTATCTTCAAGAATTCTGCCG is a window from the Lachnospiraceae bacterium GAM79 genome containing:
- a CDS encoding VanZ family protein, whose translation is MLKKLIGNKARKPLIISLVFVLITLCILFYLTFQTPDDTVALSERVGHLPLVENFLNWVSAFVDWSVRQWAHVFEFLIIGICVSIFYAFAAKNIWTMLVLAVLTCMCISLCDQSVRIFIVGRHFDSFDLVLDALGYVGAIVVVSICREMYRLVVNRDK